The Candidatus Margulisiibacteriota bacterium nucleotide sequence TTGACCTATGGGGCTCCGGAAAAAAGGGAGAAGCCGGCGACCGTTCGAGTGGCGGAAAAAGTCGGCCGGAATGATCCCTGTCCCTGCGGATCGGGCAAAAAGTATAAAAGATGCTGCATGAAGAGCTAAAAGAACAATTAGCCGGTTTAAAACTAAAATGCCAGGAGCTAGAGAAGGTCCTGGTAATTGACGAGAAGAGGAAAACCCTTGGCGAGATCGAGACCAAAAGCGCCGATCCTGATCTTTGGTCCGACCAGGAGAGGGCCAGGAAATTAATGCAGGAGAAAAGCCTTTTGGAAAAAGAGGTCAAACAATGGGAAGCCTTGCGCGACCGAATTGACGAACAACTCCTCCTGCTGGAAATGGCGAGCGCGGAGGAACTGGGCGAGCTTTCGCAGGAAATCAAAAAACTGCAAAGCCTGGCGGCCGAACTTGAGACCGCGACCCTGTTTACCGGAGAGTATGACCAAAACAACGCTATTCTTTCCATAAACGCCGGCGCCGGCGGGACTGACGCGCAGGATTGGGGCCAGATCCTGCTGCGGATGTACACCCGCTGGTGCGAGAGTAAAAGTTTTTCTGTCGAGATGCCCGATCTTTCATATGGCGAAGAAGCCGGGATAAAAAGCGCGACCCTGATGATCTCCGGGCCATACGCCTACGGTTATCTGAAAAATGAAGCAGGGGTCCATCGTTTGGTCAGGATCTCCCCGTTTTCTTCCGAAGGGAAACGCCACACCTCTTTTGTCGCGGTTGAGGTGACCCCGGAACTGACCGAAGACATCAAGATCGAGATCAACCCCAACGACCTGCGGGTCGACACCTACCGCGCCTCCGGTCCCGGGGGGCAGAATGTCAACAAGGTCAGCTCCGCGATCCGCATTACCCACCTGCCGACCGGGATCGTGACTCAGAGCCAGTCTGACCGCTCCCAGCATGCCAACCGCGACACGGCGCTCCGCCTGCTTAAAGCGAAGCTTCACGAAATGATGGTCAGGCAGAGGAAAGAAAAGATCGAAGAATTGGCCGGCGAAAAACGGAAGATCGAATGGGGGAGCCAGATCCGCTCTTACGTTTTTCAGCCTTATACCCTGGTCAAGGATAATCGGACCGGTGTCGAAGTGGGGGATGTGCAGGGAGTTGTAGACGGCGATATTGATCCGTTCATTGAAGCGGCGCTGAGAGCTAAAATATAGCGACGGGGTGGAGCAATGTTAAAAAAGATAATTTTCGGGATATTAAAGATCAGTTTGATCGTTTCGGTGCTGGTCGGTTGTTACTCGATCCTTGGCCGCTACTGGAGCGAACAGGAGACCCGGTCGGTTCGGGTCGTGATCGACCTGAATGACCTGAAAAAAGCGGCCGCTTTTGAAAAAATTCCGCTTGATAAGGTTTTAAAACAAGTCAAAAAGATCGGATTTTTTGAGCTGGGAGTCTTTGAAGAGACCTTGCCAGACGCGAATGCCCAGGGGGAGATCTATTACGCCAAGGGAGGGAGCATAAAGAAGCTGGCCGCTTTTTCTCCGGTCTTTACCGATCGGTTGAAAGAGATCAAACCTGACCGGACCTATATTTTTGCCCCGTTTAAAGAGTCGCGCAAACGCCTTTACGAGGAGCTTAACTGGGCGCTTGGACAGAAGGCGGTCCGTTTCCTGGGGGAAGAGGTGATCGAGGTCGATGAGGCGGAAGAAGAACTGCGGATGCTTGGGCTTGGGATCTCGGAACTCCAGAGGAATTACCTGGGCAAGCTTGGTTTTAAGATCGTTCCCAGGGTTTGGAACGATCCGCGTTATCATTTAGGGAATATCGAATCAAAAATTTCCGCGCTGAAGAATTATAAGACGATCATTTTTGACGGTGAGGAGATCCTGGGTTATCCGGAAGGGATCACGTCGCTGGCCGAAGCGCTTAAAAAGTTCAGGATCGGATATGGTTTTGTCGAGATCGTTAAGCAGGACGGGGATGTTCAGTTGAAGCGCTTGATGGAGGGGCGTGTTGTTCGGGTGCATAGCGTTCCCAAGGATGAGCTTAAAAAACTGGAAAAAGCGGAAGTCCTGGGCCGATATTTGAGGGCGGTCAGGGAGCGGCAGGTTAAGCTTCTTTATGTCCGCCCATTTCTTCCCCCGCAGATAGATGCCCTGCCGGTTGAGTTTAATCTCCGGTTTTTTTCTGATCTGAAAAATAAATTGGCCGGGGCAAAGATCACGATAGGCG carries:
- the prfB gene encoding peptide chain release factor 2; translation: MLHEELKEQLAGLKLKCQELEKVLVIDEKRKTLGEIETKSADPDLWSDQERARKLMQEKSLLEKEVKQWEALRDRIDEQLLLLEMASAEELGELSQEIKKLQSLAAELETATLFTGEYDQNNAILSINAGAGGTDAQDWGQILLRMYTRWCESKSFSVEMPDLSYGEEAGIKSATLMISGPYAYGYLKNEAGVHRLVRISPFSSEGKRHTSFVAVEVTPELTEDIKIEINPNDLRVDTYRASGPGGQNVNKVSSAIRITHLPTGIVTQSQSDRSQHANRDTALRLLKAKLHEMMVRQRKEKIEELAGEKRKIEWGSQIRSYVFQPYTLVKDNRTGVEVGDVQGVVDGDIDPFIEAALRAKI